The proteins below come from a single Papaver somniferum cultivar HN1 chromosome 11, ASM357369v1, whole genome shotgun sequence genomic window:
- the LOC113324689 gene encoding U11/U12 small nuclear ribonucleoprotein 25 kDa protein-like, producing the protein MKFTKKNPLRFLSRLASSTSTYKELPSIINLTIVKWDGNEFEVQVGRNATVAKVKKAIEDVVADKQVRWPFVWGYLWLVYKDYKLIDDKDRIRNIPIHDRSKLSFVRHRLPGAACILEDRGPGRKRIF; encoded by the coding sequence ATGAAATTCACTAAGAAGAACCCCCTCCGATTTCTTTCACGGTTAGCATCATCCACGTCGACGTACAAAGAGCTGCCTTCGATTATAAATTTAACTATCGTAAAGTGGGATGGTAATGAGTTTGAAGTTCAAGTCGGCAGAAACGCTACTGTGGCGAAGGTTAAGAAAGCTATAGAAGATGTTGTTGCAGATAAACAAGTAAGATGGCCTTTCGTATGGGGCTACTTATGGTTGGTGTACAAGGATTATAAACTGATAGACGATAAAGATAGAATCAGAAACATTCCGATCCATGATAGATCAAAGCTCTCCTTTGTGCGCCATCGCCTACCAGGTGCAGCTTGTATATTGGAGGATAGAGGGCCCGGACGCAAAAGAATATTTTGA
- the LOC113321598 gene encoding uncharacterized protein YKR070W-like, with the protein MRFRSIFRVHVSRTTKSAFSLSRFETRRSFSLRCTNYERPSFGIAFDIDGVILRGFKPIGNSPQALRKLYDESGTLKIPFLFLTNGGGVPESKRASELSELLGVNVLPSQVVQGHSPFKKLVKSFENELIVAIGKGEPANVMAEYGFKKVLSMDEYASYFDNIDPLAPYKMAPNNNITSNGSPRYDVSSERVQAAFVVSDPVDWSRDIQVLCDILRTGGLPGKEIGHQPPLYFAADDLEYQAAFSSERLGMGAFRIALESIFNRIHPDALQYTSFGKPHPFVFKNAENILNQLQPFSRDNHVVKDGEAVAQPLTSLYMIGDNPAVDVKGAQQAGHPWFSVLTRTGVFRGNENHEKYPADLVVDTVEDAVNYILDKEITSPRKI; encoded by the exons ATGAGGTTTCGATCTATATTCAGGGTTCATGTGAGCAGAACAACTAAATCGGCGTTCTCTTTGTCCAGATTTGAAACCAGACGTTCATTTTCTCTGCGATGTACCAATTACGAACGTCCTTCATTTGGGATTGCTTTTGATATTGATGGTGTTATTCTTCGAGGCTTTAAACCTATTGGGAATTCTCCACAAGCTTTGAGAAAATTGTACGATGAATCTG GTACTTTGAAGATTCCATTTCTATTTTTGACAAATG GAGGTGGCGTTCCGGAATCTAAACGAGCGTCGGAGTTGAGTGAACTTTTGGGAGTTAATGTTCTTCCTTCACAG GTTGTACAAGGccattcaccattcaaaaagttAGTCAAGAG TTTTGAGAATGAACTTATTGTTGCAATCGGAAAAGGGGAACCTGCTAATGTGATGGCTGAGTATGGATTTAA AAAAGTTCTGTCAATGGATGAATATGCATCTTACTTTGATAACATTGACCCGTTAGCTCCATACAAGATGGCACCTAATAATAATATAACATCAAATGGATCTCCGAGATATGACGTATCCTCAGAAAGAGTGCAGGCAGCATTTGTTGTTAGTGATCCTGTTGATTGGAGCAGGGACATTCAG GTTCTTTGTGACATTTTAAGAACCGGAGGACTTCCAGGAAAGGAGATTGGGCATCAGCCACCATTGTACTTCGCAGCTGATGATCTTGAATACCAG GCTGCTTTTTCATCTGAACGTCTTGGTATGGGCGCTTTCAGAATAGCACTGGAGTCGATATTCAATAG AATTCACCCTGATGCTCTTCAGTACACATCTTTTGGGAAACCACATCCTTTTGTTTTTAAGAATGCAGAGAATATATTGAATCAGCTTCAGCCATTTTCACGTGATAACCATGTTGTTAAAGATGGAGAGGCTGTTGCTCAGCCTCTGACAAGCTTATACATGATTGGAGATAACCCTGCAGTTGACGTCAAAGGTGCACAACAG GCAGGACACCCTTGGTTTTCTGTCCTGACAAGGACAGGAGTTTTTAGGGGAAACGAAAACCATGAAAAGTATCCAGCTGATCTG GTTGTTGACACGGTTGAAGATGCTGTGAATTATATTTTGGATAAAGAGATAACTTCCCCGCGTAAAATATAG
- the LOC113321537 gene encoding uncharacterized protein At2g33490-like — MEELKQQCDGKRNVYQGLLATQREKERSRKGENVSSQQLEAASNEYEREAICFISCLKSLKEAQTRSFVTQAVQHHAAQVSLFSKGLKSLEAVDLQVRLVAEHRHSAYNSNGLLQDHYQQRCASLISTCNNLRYPLPLELKEEHEMNLRAGEMKESNNIKRASKKLNILSSQKLGEVHVLPNP; from the exons ATGGAG GAGTTGAAACAACAGTGTGATGGAAAAAG AAATGTGTATCAAGGCCTATTAGCTACCCAGAGGGAAAAGGAAAGGTCAAGAAAGGGTGAAAACGTTTCATCTCAGCAGTTGGAAGCAGCTTCTAACGAATACGAACGGGAGGCCATTTGTTTTATTTCCTGTTTGAAATCATTGAAAGAAGCACAAACCCGGAGTTTTGTAACACAGGCAGTTCAGCACCATGCTGCACAGGTTAGTCTCTTTAGCAAGGGACTAAAGTCTCTCGAGGCAGTTGACCTGCAGGTGAGATTGGTGGCTGAACATCGACATAGTGCTTACAACTCCAATGGCCTTCTTCAGGATCACTATCAGCAAAGATGTGCAAGCTTGATTAGCACTTGCAATAATTTACGGTATCCACTGCCCTTGGAACTTAAAGAAGAGCACGAGATGAATTTAAGAGCTGGCGAAATGAAAGAAAGCAACAATATCAAAAGAGCTTCTAAGAAGTTAAATATTTTGTCATCTCAGAAACTAGGAGAGGTTCATGTCCTTCCTAACCCCTAA